The DNA segment AGTTTTGTTCCCAACCCCAGCCAGGGAATAAAACGTTTGGCAAAGGTCAAACCGAAAACATGTTCCTCTGATGAAATCGTCGAGCCCGTCAGAAAACCGCTGTTGTCGCGTCGTTCCACCTCGCCGTAACCGGTATAAAGCCAGCTGAACGCCAGCGCTGATTCCAGGCGGGTCGGGAAACCGATCGAGAGATAGCCGAGTTTGCGGCCCAACTTCATGGCCCGATATGAACTGGCGAAATTATTGGCCGTGATGGTTTGAAGCCCGGCCGGATTATGAAGCTGACTGTAACCATCATTTGATACCGCTATATGAGCCCCGCCCATACCGGTGGCCCGGGCATCAACCGGAACCTTTAAAAAGACTCCGTTGTAGCCACCCTCGGCGGCCAGAACCGGCAGGTAACCCAGTATCAGCAGTATGAAAATTGTTGAATTTTTTAGTTTTTTCATATTCATAATCCTATGGTATTATGGCCAGTTTTCCCCATCGTTCTTCACCGGATGGGAGTGTTATCTTGAAATAGTAAATTCCTGTCGCGACATAATGCCCATCCTCATTAACGCCATTCCAGACATCCTCATTCTCTTTTATTCCGGCCGTTTTGTATTCATTGTCGGTAACTCTCTTCACCAGGTTCATGGCAAAATCATAGACCTCAACCGTAACATTCCCGGCCGAAGGGACATTGTAATGGAATTTTATCTGCGTCTGGCGCGAATCGGCATAGGAATAAGGAACCGGGAATGCATAAACCACACTTGAACTGTCATACACCCGGTATATTTCCCAGTTATTGGTGCCGAATTGATCCAGAGCGATTCGCGCCGCTCCTTCGGCTGTTCCGACCCAGAGGGTATCCCCGATCACGCGCGCCGCCAGGACTTCCGCGGCCGGATCAATTGTGTATGCAATCGTATTATCCCCGGTAACCAAATCTCCGCTGATCATGATCTCCTGCCAGGTCACCCCGGTATCGGCCGAATAAAGCAGACCCTGCGAGGTAGCCGCGAAAACTTCCGGTCCATTGAAATCAAAATTCCAGCAATTAACATCGGCAATCGGAATATGCCATTCCAATCCGTCAAGCGTCCCATAACATATGGCATTATATCCCGAATCGGTCGGATGGGTCGATGCCCAGACGCGGCTTTTACCGTCGGCAAGCGGCTGAACCGCCAAAACATTGACGAAATTGCCGCTTATGTTGTCACTCGGATAAGTATAATAGGTTACCTTGTCAAAGCGCGTCGGGTCATTATTCGGTTTTATCAGATGCCAGCGAAGAACGGCCGAACCGGGATATGATACGCCATAACCGGAATCGGCCCCGATGTATATGGTATCGTTCCAGATCAGTAAACTCCGGAAATCCTGATTATCAAAATTTATGGTTTGAGTGGTACTGTCCTTGATATTGTTGCCGTCCATCGAATACCAGAAGGCCCGGTTGGGCGATTGCGTGAATCTGTCCCGGCCAACGATAAAAATTACGGCATTGTCGAATCCGATATCATACTGCGGCGACCCCGTCGGGAACCCGGATAGATTCTGCGGCGTCCCCCACCCCGATCCATCATCAACCGCATAGTGCACCGAATTGATTCCTTCCACCGGATCCAGCGGATGATTCAATGTCCAGACAACCTTGGAATCCACCTCTCCCAGCGAATCCAGAATTGTCTGCACGGCGATTCGATATACCTGACCACCGCTGCTGTCACTGTCCACAAAAGTATGATTTTCCCGCGAGACGACCTCGCCCAGATCGTCGAATTCTATGCGCACCACTCCGGAATCCGTTCCGACCCAAAGGGTGGCCGAATCGGCGGCCACAGAATTGACCGTGTTACGCCCATTGGCGGCCGTCGTGTCAGCCGGATCGGTATAAATTTTTTGCCAGGTTTCACCGGTATCGGCCGACATATACAAACCGGCTTCCCGGGCGGCCATGAAGAGGAATGAACGGGCGGAGGAAAACTCCGCCGGGTATTTGTTTTCGCCGATAACATCATCAAGACCGGTAAAACCAGTCAGGAAATCTTCACCGTCATTATCCGAAACCGCCAGTCCGGTTCCGACTCCGCCCGCCGAATCAAGCGTTCCCGCAAATACACGGCCCCCGAAAACATGGACCGAAGCTACCGCGGCCCCCGGTAAACCATCATCGATAAATGAGGTTCGTGAAACCCGGTTGGTCAGACTTCCTTCGTCCTCGAAAAACTTAATCCGGGTAATTCCGGAATCACCGGCGATATAGATAAAGCTATCGGCCGCGGCGATATCATAAATTCGATGTGATGTCAGTTTCTCGCGCGCGGGCGCGAATATAAATCTTTTAATTCCGGCGGCCGTTCCCGTCCAAAGCAGAAGCGAATCTCCATGCAAACTGTCAATCGCCGCCGCGAAATGAAGATTACTATACTGGGTCGGATAAACCGAATCCAGCAGCGTGGCATAAATATTCCTCCAGTTGGACCCTCCGTCAAAACTGGCAATCAATCCTCCGGCCCATGAAGCACAGAACATCAGGCTGTCGATCCCGACAATGTCCCAGAGAGTACATTGGTACCCGTAGGTGTTGGGTACCATCATCGTATCCCAGGTCAGGCCCTCATCGGATGAATAGGCCATCCCATCGGCAAAAGCGTAAAGGTAATCGGCCTCATAATGATTAAGAGCCAGCCAGATAACATTACCCGAGGAATACATGGCGGAAATATCCTGGCTAACCAAACCATTGGAGGTATCATAGCGATTCCATCCGGATTCATCGAAATAAGAAAACGATACACCCCGGCCGGTGGCCAGCCAGACAGCGTTCTTGTGGGTAATAATATCGCCGACCCAGTTATCCGACAGACCCCTCCCGAAATGAGGTTCATCCAGGGTGTTCAGCATAAGGGCCGAGAGTGTCCCGGGAATAAACAATAAAAGGCCAATTAGGATAATTTTTTTCACGCGTCTCTCCTAAAAAAAATAGCCCGGAGCCTAAGAATAAGCACGGCTATTAGTTGGGCTTAAAATCATGCAATCTTATATAAATGGTTTGCTCAGTCGTTATCAATAATCTCTAAGCGTCACCTCCAAAATTGAAAAATACTCTTTTCGACCGTGAAGTCAAGCATAATTGATAAACTTATTGTTTCAATATGTTAAACATTTCAATCCCTTTTCGGTTCCCGTTTTTGGCTCTTAAGATTAATAAAATCAGCCACTTATCTGAATTTAAAAACGCCGATGTTTTTCCGGTGTCATCCCCGTCGAAAATGTCCGACGGGTCAAATACGCCATCCTTTCAGGAATTTGTTTGACAAATCGTGCCAGCAGGCGTTTCTTGTAATAACCGTAATTAAATCTTGCACTTGAGGTCAGGGCATGAAAAGAATACTTCCGCTGTTGATATTAACTGTTTTTGCCGGAATCGCCATAATTGGCATTATTCCGGGTTGCGATGAACTGATAACCAATGAATACTACGACACCATCGCCGACACTGTCACCCTGATGGACAGCAGTTGTGTTAAAATGTGTCACTCTGACTTTAACACTGATATGGAAGCGGCTCTGCGCCAGTGGCATAATTCCCCCCACGCCCTGGCCGTGCTGACCGACGATACCGCTATGGGGCTTGAGGCCGCCGACTGCGGGGCCCGGTGTCATTCCCATGAAGGTTTCGTCAAATCCTTGAGTAATATTTCCGGTTCGGTTGACTTTCCAACTCCAATCAACTGCTTCACCTGCCATAAACCCCATACCCAACCATATGATTTTTCCCTTCGTGACTCCAGCGAAATAACGCTGGCCGATGGGTCTTCCATTTACAACCTCAACCAATCCAATATCTGCGCCCGCTGTCATCAATCTCTGGTCGATAAGTTGAGTTCTATTACCAATAATATGCTGATCGGCGAAACCTGGGATTCCCTGGTTTATCATGGCTGGGCCGACGCCGAAATGATTATCGGAACCGGAGGCTATGAATACAATATTGTAACCTATGAACATTCCGGGCATGATGCCGCCGTCAATGGCTGTGTTACCTGCCATCAGGAAAAGGCCGAGGGCTTCATGCTGGGCGGACACAGTCTGAATATCCGGGATATGAGCAATCCGGATATTATCCTGCTGGAGGCCTGTAATGGAACCGGGTGCCATGCCACCGCACCGCTTTCGACCGACACTATTAATGCTCTTCAGGCCTACGTCCTCTCCAAACTCGATACCCTGGAACAGCAATTGCTCGACGATGACATGCTTTTGATTTTGGGAGATATAGTAATTCCAAATCCTGATATGATCTTCCAGACTGCTGACTCAGCCGGAGCCCTGTATAATTATTTCTATATTAAAAACGACCGCAGTAGCGGTATGCATGATTTCGTTTATGATACTCTCCTGTTGGAATCCTCGATTAAATATCTCCGGGGCGATTACACCCCATGAGAATTAATAGATAAAAAAAGGCCGCTCCCTGCGGGGCGGCCTTTTTTATAATCCGATAATTTCTATCTATTGGCTTCAAATTTGGCCGTCAGGGCCGGGACTATTTCAAACAGGTCCCCGACAATACCATAGGTGGCAATATTGAAAATCGGCGCATCCTTGTCGCGGTTGACCGCCACAATGGTCTTGGAAGTTTGCATTCCAACCAGATGCTGAATCGCCCCGGAAATACCCAGCGCAAAATACAGCTTGGGATTGACCGTTTTCCCGGTCTGGCCCACCTGGTGTGAATATTCAATCCAACCGGCATCGACAATGGCTCTGGAAGCCCCAAGCGCGGCCCCCAGAGAATCGGCCAGCTTTTTAGCCAGAGGAAGATTCTCAGTCCCTCTTATACCGCGACCGGCGGCCACAATAATATCCGCCTCGGTCAAACTGATCGACTGACCTGAGGCCGCCACCATCTCCTTTACAGTCATCTTCGATTCCCCGCCTGCCGATGAGACTGTCTCGGTAACAACTTCGCCGTTGCCATCCTTCGATTCATCCATAACTTTGGGACGCAGAGTGGCAAAAAACATTTTCCCGGGATCGGATCCCGTCAGATCAAAGATAACATTTCCGCCATAAGCCGGCCGCGTAATTACCACCGAATCGCCCTCGACCTTGATATCGGTTATATCCGACGCCATTGCGCCGTCATTCATGGCCGCCAGACGGCTGACCAGAGCTTTCCCGTAAAATGAAGCCAGCCCGATAACCACCCGGGGCTGATATTTTTTAATCAGTTCCGATATAATGCGGGCATAAATCTCATCATTATAATATTTCAGACTCGGGTGCGATACAGCCAGGACTTTTCCCCCGCCACGGAAGGCCAGATCGGCCGCCATAGAATCGGCCTTCTCGGCCAAGCAGGCAGTCAGGATTTCCCCGCCCATTTTTTTTGCGGCGGCCAGCAACTCATAACTGACATTTGAAAGAACCCCATCTTTTTGTTGCGCAATCGTCAGGACCTTAATACTCATCTTTTATCCTTCCTCTATTATAAATGCTTTTATTCCAATCCCTGTTTTCCGTAAAGGATTTTCTGATCATATTGTTGTCCGGAAATATAACAGAGCCGACAGCCCTCATCAACATTTTTTCCAAACATTTATGGGGAATCGGGTGATATGAGCGCGTCATTATTCGGGGCGGACATATCAATACGGGCCAGATATTCTCTGAAAATATTTTCGATCTGCGACAGATCCAGAACCTGCATTAATTTCCGGCGCAACTCAGCCCCATCGGGAAATCCTTTGGAATACCAGGCCAGATGCTTTCTCATTTTCAGAGCTCCCCCCTTCTGGCCATAACAGGCGACCATCAGCCGCGCATGCTCCAAGGCCATGGCCGCTTTACTGGCCGGATCCAGTTCCGGCAGAATCCGCCCTTCTTCCAGGTAGGTGTTAATAATCTTAAAAACATGGGGATTCTTCATGGCCGCCCGTCCGATCATGACAAAATCACAACCGGTGCCATCCAGCAATTGACGGGCATCAAAAGGTGTCACGACATCGCCATTGCCGATGACCGGAATAGTCAGCTCCCGCTTCAACAGAGCGATTTTCGACCAGTCCGATCTGGTACTGTAATCATGGGCGCGGCTTCGGGCATGCAACGTAACCGCCGCGACTCCTATTTTTTCGGCTTGCCGGCCGATTTCAAGATACACATCATCTGAGGCTTCCCAGCCCGTTCGCATTTTTATCGTAACCGGAACCCGGGCATTTTCGACAGCCGCAACCATGAGTTCTACCGAAAGCTGTAAATTCTTTAGAAGAGCCGCCCCGCCGTTTTTTTTGGTTACTTTCTTGACCGGACAGCCGAGATTTAGATCAATCAGGTCCGGATGGAATTCGGCCACTTTCCTGACAGCTGAGGCCAACAATTCCGGCTTTGACCCAAACAATTGAACCCCAATAGGATACTCATCTTTGGAAATATCTATCATCTGAAGGGTCTTCTCCTGATTCATGGCCACTGCATCGGCCGAAATCATTTCCGTATAACACAATGCCGCCCCATACTTCCGCGCCAGCAACCT comes from the Candidatus Zixiibacteriota bacterium genome and includes:
- a CDS encoding electron transfer flavoprotein subunit alpha/FixB family protein — encoded protein: MSIKVLTIAQQKDGVLSNVSYELLAAAKKMGGEILTACLAEKADSMAADLAFRGGGKVLAVSHPSLKYYNDEIYARIISELIKKYQPRVVIGLASFYGKALVSRLAAMNDGAMASDITDIKVEGDSVVITRPAYGGNVIFDLTGSDPGKMFFATLRPKVMDESKDGNGEVVTETVSSAGGESKMTVKEMVAASGQSISLTEADIIVAAGRGIRGTENLPLAKKLADSLGAALGASRAIVDAGWIEYSHQVGQTGKTVNPKLYFALGISGAIQHLVGMQTSKTIVAVNRDKDAPIFNIATYGIVGDLFEIVPALTAKFEANR
- the dusB gene encoding tRNA dihydrouridine synthase DusB encodes the protein MAPLAGISNRPFRLLARKYGAALCYTEMISADAVAMNQEKTLQMIDISKDEYPIGVQLFGSKPELLASAVRKVAEFHPDLIDLNLGCPVKKVTKKNGGAALLKNLQLSVELMVAAVENARVPVTIKMRTGWEASDDVYLEIGRQAEKIGVAAVTLHARSRAHDYSTRSDWSKIALLKRELTIPVIGNGDVVTPFDARQLLDGTGCDFVMIGRAAMKNPHVFKIINTYLEEGRILPELDPASKAAMALEHARLMVACYGQKGGALKMRKHLAWYSKGFPDGAELRRKLMQVLDLSQIENIFREYLARIDMSAPNNDALISPDSP